In a genomic window of Nesterenkonia halotolerans:
- a CDS encoding DUF1648 domain-containing protein, with amino-acid sequence MSTAPTRRVRVGSCVFWVSALIYAAVLGWTALVGSDSMPAHFGISGDVTRWESKAWVLTVEIVTGLLLMGLAWGCRWMIPRLGPEVLSLPSESGQRYWTTPERRPELNARLISDLELMLGISFLLLSWLAAVLLGVAENAGGVAAVADGGEAGDGAAGAALTIGVVGYILALTVQFILMFTGGRYRPPPVGARSCQ; translated from the coding sequence GTGAGCACCGCGCCCACCCGGCGAGTCCGGGTGGGGAGCTGTGTCTTCTGGGTCTCGGCGCTGATCTACGCGGCTGTGCTGGGGTGGACGGCGCTGGTGGGGTCCGACTCCATGCCCGCCCACTTCGGCATCAGCGGCGACGTCACGCGATGGGAGTCGAAGGCCTGGGTGCTCACCGTCGAGATCGTGACTGGTCTGCTGCTGATGGGACTCGCCTGGGGGTGCCGCTGGATGATCCCGCGGCTGGGTCCGGAGGTTCTCTCACTGCCCTCTGAGTCGGGGCAGAGATACTGGACGACGCCGGAACGTCGCCCCGAGCTCAATGCGCGGTTGATCTCGGATCTCGAGCTGATGCTCGGTATCAGTTTCCTGCTGCTGAGCTGGTTGGCGGCCGTCTTGCTGGGCGTCGCAGAGAATGCAGGCGGGGTCGCGGCGGTTGCTGACGGGGGTGAAGCGGGCGACGGCGCAGCTGGGGCCGCCCTCACCATAGGCGTCGTGGGCTACATTCTGGCGCTGACCGTGCAGTTTATTCTCATGTTCACCGGGGGCCGGTACCGTCCGCCCCCGGTTGGAGCTCGCTCCTGCCAATAG
- a CDS encoding PhzF family phenazine biosynthesis protein, translated as MLKPFLQVDVFGDGPFTGNPVAVIAEGQDLSDEQMRAISRWTNLSECAFLLPPTTAEADYRVRIFALDTELSFAGHPTLGAARAWLDLGNEPRSAGVVVQECGVGLVPVHIGEDTLSFGAPGLVRSGPVSRAARKMLTDALGVTEDQVVDAAWVDNGPGWVAVLLDSAATVLAVTPDVTKIPEPEYRFLGVVGVQPEGSATALELRAFFPDDTGALREDPVTGSLNASVAQWLEYSGRMSPPYVSSQGTVLQRRGRVHIEGEGEALWVGGRTHVAISGSIDIPVENVEAPEQ; from the coding sequence ATGTTGAAGCCATTTCTCCAGGTCGACGTCTTCGGTGACGGACCATTCACGGGCAACCCGGTCGCGGTCATCGCGGAGGGGCAGGACCTGAGCGATGAGCAGATGCGCGCCATCTCGCGCTGGACCAACCTCTCCGAGTGCGCCTTTCTGCTCCCTCCCACGACCGCTGAGGCGGACTATCGGGTGCGCATCTTCGCCCTGGACACGGAGCTCTCCTTCGCCGGGCACCCCACCCTGGGCGCCGCACGCGCCTGGCTGGACCTCGGGAACGAGCCGCGATCGGCCGGCGTCGTCGTCCAGGAGTGTGGTGTGGGGCTGGTCCCGGTGCATATCGGCGAGGACACGCTGTCCTTCGGCGCTCCGGGCCTGGTGCGTTCGGGGCCCGTCTCCCGAGCGGCGCGCAAGATGCTCACCGATGCGCTGGGCGTGACCGAGGACCAGGTGGTGGATGCGGCGTGGGTGGACAACGGCCCAGGCTGGGTCGCGGTGCTCCTCGACAGTGCGGCGACGGTGCTCGCGGTGACCCCGGATGTCACCAAGATTCCGGAGCCTGAGTACCGGTTCCTCGGCGTCGTCGGCGTCCAGCCCGAAGGTTCCGCGACGGCGCTGGAGCTGCGCGCCTTCTTCCCCGATGACACCGGGGCGCTGCGCGAAGACCCGGTGACCGGAAGCCTGAACGCCTCGGTGGCGCAGTGGCTGGAGTACTCCGGGCGCATGTCACCGCCGTACGTGAGCAGTCAGGGCACGGTGCTGCAGCGACGCGGTCGCGTGCACATCGAGGGTGAGGGTGAGGCGCTGTGGGTCGGCGGTCGCACGCATGTGGCCATCAGCGGAAGCATCGACATTCCGGTCGAGAACGTCGAGGCCCCTGAGCAGTGA
- a CDS encoding heavy metal translocating P-type ATPase, with protein sequence MTCAACAQRIERRLNKLEGVTASVNYATEKASVHRITAATAGTSNTRDASYAEAADTSESPESPEATDTPDAPDDAGSTGAADREALIAELIAAVEKTGYSAQESTPPQEESNGASTADRDLTGLRRRLLVAAGFTLPVVVLAMVPVLQFPWWNWVSLALSLPVVLWAGWPFHRAAALNARSGAATMDTLISLGTLAALLWSGYAMVFGQAGDPQLRHEFVFFAEPPWLSETAHAAGAGNIYFEVATAVTVFLLLGRYFEKRSKSRAGQALRSLLNLGAKQVAVLRDGDEVLIPVRELAVGDEFLVRPGEKIATDGTVLSGASAVDMSMLTGESVPVEVAAGDLVTGATMNTSGRLRIRATRIGADTQLAQMARLVEQAQSGKAEVQRLADRISGIFVPVVLAIALLTLLTWLLIGPSAEFAFTAAVAVLIIACPCALGLATPTALLVGTGRGAQLGILIRGPEVLEASRGVDTVVLDKTGTVTTGAMQLAAMHSARSWDESEDDDAELLRLAGALEAASAHPIARAVTNAARESLGSTSGTLPEVIDFQSHQGYGVSGEVLGRDVLVGRRELLRQRRIEIPAEVEPMLATSESQGSTPVLVAVDGRFAGVLIVSDTVKETSADAAARLAAMGLRTVLLTGDSAGAARRVAAEVGIEEVIAEALPQDKVAAVAKLQEQGRSVVMVGDGVNDAAALAQADLGIAMGTGTDVAIDAAGITLMRGDLRSVVDAIALSRRTLRVIRSNLFWAFGYNVAAIPLAALGLLNPMLAGAAMVLSSLSVLGNSLRLRGFSGSGTVQRARV encoded by the coding sequence ATGACCTGCGCCGCGTGCGCCCAGCGCATCGAACGCCGGCTGAACAAGCTTGAGGGCGTGACGGCCAGCGTCAACTACGCCACCGAGAAGGCTTCGGTTCATCGAATCACGGCGGCGACCGCCGGCACCTCCAATACGCGTGACGCCTCTTACGCCGAGGCTGCCGACACCTCTGAATCCCCTGAATCCCCTGAAGCCACTGACACCCCTGACGCCCCTGACGACGCCGGCTCCACCGGCGCTGCTGACCGAGAGGCGCTCATCGCAGAGCTCATCGCCGCAGTGGAGAAGACCGGATACAGTGCGCAGGAGTCGACGCCCCCGCAGGAGGAATCCAACGGTGCGAGCACGGCTGATCGTGATCTCACCGGGCTGCGCCGTCGTCTGCTGGTCGCCGCGGGGTTCACGCTCCCCGTCGTCGTGCTGGCAATGGTCCCCGTGCTGCAGTTCCCCTGGTGGAACTGGGTCTCCCTGGCGCTGAGCCTGCCGGTGGTGCTCTGGGCAGGGTGGCCCTTCCACCGCGCCGCCGCGCTGAACGCCCGCTCCGGCGCGGCCACGATGGACACGCTCATCTCGCTGGGAACCCTGGCAGCTCTGCTCTGGTCCGGCTATGCCATGGTCTTCGGTCAGGCCGGAGACCCCCAGCTGCGCCATGAGTTCGTGTTCTTCGCCGAGCCGCCCTGGCTCTCCGAGACCGCGCATGCTGCGGGAGCAGGAAACATCTACTTCGAAGTCGCCACTGCGGTGACCGTCTTCCTGTTGCTCGGCAGGTATTTCGAGAAGCGCTCCAAGTCCCGCGCCGGTCAGGCGCTGCGGTCGCTGCTGAATCTGGGAGCCAAGCAGGTCGCAGTCCTGCGCGACGGCGACGAGGTCCTCATCCCGGTGCGTGAGCTTGCCGTGGGGGATGAGTTCCTGGTCCGGCCGGGGGAGAAGATCGCCACTGACGGCACGGTTCTGTCCGGAGCGTCGGCGGTCGACATGTCGATGCTCACCGGCGAGTCCGTGCCGGTGGAGGTCGCCGCCGGAGACCTGGTCACCGGAGCGACGATGAACACCTCGGGTCGGCTGCGCATCCGCGCGACCCGCATCGGGGCGGATACGCAGCTCGCTCAGATGGCCCGCCTGGTCGAGCAGGCCCAGTCGGGCAAGGCCGAGGTCCAGCGGCTCGCCGACCGGATCTCCGGCATCTTCGTACCCGTCGTGCTGGCCATCGCCCTGCTCACCCTGCTGACCTGGCTGCTGATCGGGCCCTCGGCCGAGTTCGCGTTCACCGCAGCGGTGGCGGTGCTCATCATCGCCTGCCCCTGCGCGCTGGGTCTCGCCACCCCGACCGCCCTGCTGGTGGGCACCGGGCGCGGCGCCCAGCTCGGCATCCTGATCCGGGGCCCGGAGGTGCTCGAGGCCTCGCGCGGGGTGGACACGGTGGTCCTGGACAAGACAGGGACCGTGACCACCGGAGCGATGCAGCTCGCGGCGATGCACTCTGCGCGATCCTGGGATGAATCCGAGGACGACGACGCCGAGCTGCTCCGGCTCGCCGGGGCGCTGGAGGCTGCGTCCGCGCACCCGATCGCGCGCGCCGTGACCAATGCAGCCCGTGAGTCGTTGGGCTCCACCTCAGGCACGCTTCCCGAGGTGATCGACTTCCAGAGTCACCAGGGCTACGGGGTCTCCGGCGAAGTGCTGGGACGGGACGTCCTGGTGGGTCGCCGGGAGCTGCTGCGTCAGCGGAGGATCGAGATTCCCGCGGAGGTGGAGCCGATGCTCGCGACGTCCGAGTCTCAGGGATCGACTCCGGTGCTGGTCGCGGTCGACGGGCGTTTCGCCGGGGTGCTGATCGTCTCCGACACGGTCAAGGAGACCTCCGCCGATGCGGCTGCGCGTCTCGCCGCGATGGGACTGCGCACGGTGCTGCTGACCGGTGATAGTGCCGGTGCCGCGCGCCGGGTGGCCGCCGAGGTCGGGATCGAGGAGGTGATCGCCGAGGCGCTGCCGCAGGACAAGGTTGCCGCCGTCGCGAAGCTGCAGGAGCAGGGCCGAAGCGTGGTGATGGTGGGCGACGGCGTCAACGATGCGGCCGCGCTGGCCCAGGCGGACCTGGGCATCGCGATGGGCACCGGGACTGATGTGGCGATCGACGCCGCCGGGATCACACTCATGCGCGGGGATCTGCGCAGCGTGGTGGATGCGATCGCACTCTCCCGCCGCACCCTCCGGGTCATCCGCTCCAACCTCTTCTGGGCCTTCGGCTACAACGTCGCCGCCATTCCGCTGGCCGCGCTGGGGCTGCTCAATCCGATGCTGGCCGGGGCCGCGATGGTGCTGTCCTCGCTCTCGGTGCTGGGCAACAGTCTGCGTCTGCGCGGGTTCAGCGGCTCGGGCACCGTGCAGCGCGCCCGGGTCTGA
- a CDS encoding heavy-metal-associated domain-containing protein: protein MAEVRRYSVTGMSCSHCENAIREEVGQLPGVTNLQVSSSTGLLEVTLAEPAPTDEQMLAAVDEAGYDATRQS, encoded by the coding sequence ATGGCCGAGGTTCGCCGCTATTCCGTCACCGGCATGTCCTGCAGTCATTGTGAGAACGCCATCCGCGAGGAGGTCGGACAGCTTCCGGGCGTCACCAACCTGCAGGTCAGCTCCTCCACGGGCCTGCTCGAGGTCACGCTCGCCGAGCCTGCGCCCACGGACGAGCAGATGCTCGCCGCGGTGGACGAGGCGGGATACGACGCGACGCGGCAGTCGTGA
- a CDS encoding metal-sensitive transcriptional regulator, with translation MDPQHGYMTEKDKYLSRLRRIEGQARGLHRMVDEDTYCIDILTQISATTAALENVAMALLEDHLRHCVADAVNAGGEEAEEKIQEATAAIRRLVKS, from the coding sequence ATGGATCCCCAGCACGGGTACATGACGGAGAAGGACAAGTATCTCAGCAGACTGCGCCGGATCGAAGGGCAGGCCCGGGGTCTGCACCGCATGGTGGACGAGGACACCTACTGCATCGACATCCTGACCCAGATCAGCGCCACCACGGCCGCGCTCGAGAACGTGGCCATGGCGCTGCTGGAGGACCATCTGCGCCATTGCGTGGCCGATGCCGTGAACGCGGGCGGCGAGGAGGCTGAGGAGAAGATCCAGGAGGCCACCGCAGCCATCCGCCGGCTCGTGAAGTCCTGA